Proteins found in one Subtercola endophyticus genomic segment:
- a CDS encoding uroporphyrinogen decarboxylase — MTSDTALARDISALPEAHPLQSGRTSASPLITTYQGVRGDVTPVWFMRQAGRSLPEYRELRVGTEMLDACLNPELASEITLQPVRRHGVDAAVFFSDIVVPMKLAGVDVSIVPGRGPVLGHPVRTAADVRALPPLDEAALAPISEAVALTVAALGDTPLVGFAGAPFTLAAYLVEGGPSKDHLAARTLMHADPAAWAELMEWTATITGAFLRAQILAGASAAQLFDSWAGALSLADYTSKVAPASAAALSSVHGLTYTASGFGATGSAGTSDPAARASARASGTAGGPGAGGSGASGPGASPVTTRTVPIVHFGVGTGELLKAMHEVGADVVGVDYRIPLDEASRRLGGDVVVQGNIDPALLAAPWPVLEAHVRDVLERGKAAPAHVLNLGHGVPPETDPAVLTRLVEFVHSSPLT; from the coding sequence GTGACTTCAGACACAGCACTCGCCCGCGACATCTCAGCGCTTCCCGAAGCGCATCCGTTGCAGAGCGGCCGAACATCCGCGAGCCCGCTCATCACCACCTACCAGGGGGTGCGCGGCGACGTGACCCCGGTGTGGTTCATGCGGCAGGCTGGGCGCTCGCTGCCCGAGTACCGCGAGTTGCGGGTGGGCACCGAGATGCTCGATGCCTGCCTGAATCCTGAGCTGGCCAGCGAGATCACGTTGCAGCCGGTGCGCCGGCACGGGGTAGATGCGGCCGTCTTCTTCAGCGACATCGTGGTGCCGATGAAGCTCGCCGGGGTCGATGTGAGCATCGTTCCGGGGCGCGGGCCGGTGCTCGGGCATCCGGTGCGAACGGCGGCGGATGTTCGTGCGCTGCCTCCTCTCGACGAAGCCGCCCTGGCGCCGATCTCCGAGGCGGTCGCGTTGACCGTCGCTGCCCTGGGTGACACGCCCCTCGTCGGTTTCGCGGGAGCCCCGTTCACCCTGGCTGCGTATCTCGTCGAGGGTGGTCCGTCGAAGGATCACCTCGCCGCCCGCACCCTCATGCACGCCGACCCCGCGGCCTGGGCGGAGCTCATGGAGTGGACCGCGACCATTACGGGCGCATTCTTGCGGGCGCAGATTCTCGCGGGTGCCAGCGCCGCGCAGCTGTTCGACTCGTGGGCGGGGGCGCTGTCGCTGGCGGATTACACGTCGAAGGTGGCGCCGGCATCTGCCGCTGCGCTGTCGAGTGTGCACGGGCTGACGTATACGGCGTCGGGATTCGGCGCGACGGGTTCTGCCGGCACGAGTGATCCGGCCGCGCGGGCTTCGGCACGCGCATCCGGAACCGCGGGCGGCCCCGGCGCGGGTGGCTCCGGCGCGAGCGGCCCCGGCGCGTCACCCGTGACTACACGTACCGTGCCCATCGTGCACTTCGGCGTCGGAACGGGCGAACTGCTGAAGGCGATGCACGAGGTCGGCGCCGACGTCGTGGGCGTCGATTACCGCATTCCGCTCGATGAGGCATCGCGCCGGCTCGGCGGCGACGTCGTGGTGCAGGGCAACATCGACCCCGCTCTGCTGGCAGCTCCGTGGCCGGTGCTCGAGGCGCACGTTCGCGACGTGCTCGAGCGCGGAAAAGCGGCCCCGGCGCACGTGCTGAACCTCGGCCACGGTGTTCCTCCCGAGACCGACCCCGCTGTGCTCACCCGCCTTGTCGAGTTCGTACACTCCTCTCCCCTCACCTGA
- a CDS encoding NUDIX hydrolase, translating into MTTPASGGAAALPPIRVAALVLIRERRMLMVTARGRDVLFLPGGKIDTGETPVEAVVRESREEVAVVLDEQSIRSLFTVRVQAHGEPEGRMVEMTLFEATTPDDPTPSAEVDAVHWVTSADAFRCPPAGVETLRRLAELGLID; encoded by the coding sequence ATGACCACGCCCGCGTCCGGCGGCGCCGCAGCACTGCCGCCCATCCGCGTCGCCGCCCTCGTGCTCATCCGCGAGCGGCGGATGCTCATGGTGACGGCCCGTGGGCGCGACGTGCTGTTCCTTCCCGGCGGCAAGATCGACACGGGAGAGACCCCGGTCGAGGCAGTGGTGCGCGAAAGCCGCGAAGAGGTCGCCGTCGTGCTTGATGAGCAGAGCATCCGGAGCCTGTTCACCGTGCGCGTGCAGGCCCACGGCGAACCGGAGGGGCGGATGGTCGAGATGACGTTGTTCGAAGCGACCACGCCCGACGACCCCACGCCCTCTGCCGAGGTCGACGCCGTGCACTGGGTCACGTCGGCCGATGCGTTCCGCTGCCCGCCGGCCGGCGTCGAGACGCTGCGCCGCCTCGCAGAACTCGGCCTCATCGACTGA
- a CDS encoding glutamyl-tRNA reductase, with translation MLICLTASHRNASFTLLEKLSIGAPSVAPSLVENSDFIQGAVLLATCNRFEAYLDVDEPLTAGCAVAAREVIDAVSAASDVDPADVDVAVTVLSGDAVAEHLFSVSSGLESVVVGEDEIAGQVRRALQTARVEGTTSSALERLFQRASHTSRDVKTKTGVGAAGRSLVRLALELAESRVTDWAQARVLLVGTGKYARVSLLALQERGVTDVTVYSPTARIAPFAARHDIAQVFDDELVSTIANSDIIVTASQSPTVVLTSSHFVAAGRAADALQRRLVIDLGMPRNVDAAVAHLPGVELLDLETISLHAPIDEFASTESARAMVDEAAAEFTAARTEAAVTPSVVALRSHFFDVLDAEITRAHDRGDHTPETEAALRHLVGVLLHTPSVRARELARAGEGESFTAALTALFGVTPEAPVAPVAQLGAAERAAHPGADSATA, from the coding sequence GTGCTGATCTGCCTGACTGCGAGCCATCGCAACGCGAGCTTCACTCTTCTCGAGAAGCTCTCTATCGGCGCACCGTCTGTCGCTCCTTCTCTTGTTGAGAACAGCGATTTCATCCAGGGTGCCGTGCTGCTGGCCACCTGTAACCGCTTCGAGGCCTACCTCGATGTCGACGAACCGCTGACCGCCGGCTGCGCGGTTGCCGCCCGCGAGGTCATCGACGCCGTGAGCGCCGCCTCCGATGTCGACCCGGCCGATGTCGACGTCGCCGTCACTGTGTTGTCGGGCGATGCCGTCGCCGAGCACCTGTTCTCGGTGTCGAGCGGGCTCGAATCCGTCGTCGTCGGCGAGGACGAGATCGCCGGCCAGGTACGCCGCGCACTGCAGACCGCACGCGTCGAAGGCACCACATCGTCGGCGCTCGAGCGGCTCTTTCAGCGGGCATCCCACACCTCGCGCGACGTCAAGACGAAGACGGGTGTCGGCGCAGCGGGCCGTTCACTCGTTCGCCTCGCCCTCGAGCTGGCCGAAAGTCGCGTCACCGATTGGGCGCAGGCCCGGGTGCTTCTCGTCGGCACCGGAAAGTACGCACGGGTCAGCCTGCTCGCCCTGCAGGAGCGCGGCGTCACCGACGTGACCGTCTACTCGCCCACGGCCCGCATCGCGCCGTTCGCCGCCCGCCACGACATCGCCCAGGTCTTCGACGACGAACTCGTCTCGACCATCGCGAACAGCGACATCATCGTCACCGCCAGCCAATCGCCCACCGTCGTGCTGACGAGCTCGCACTTCGTCGCCGCCGGCCGGGCAGCGGATGCCCTGCAGCGCCGCCTCGTGATCGACCTCGGTATGCCCCGCAACGTCGACGCCGCGGTCGCGCACCTGCCCGGCGTCGAGCTGCTCGACCTCGAGACGATCAGCCTGCACGCCCCCATCGACGAATTCGCGTCGACCGAGAGCGCCCGGGCCATGGTCGACGAGGCCGCCGCCGAGTTCACCGCCGCCCGAACGGAGGCCGCGGTTACGCCCTCCGTCGTCGCACTGCGCTCGCACTTCTTCGACGTGCTCGACGCCGAGATCACCCGCGCCCACGATCGCGGTGACCACACCCCCGAGACCGAGGCCGCGCTGCGGCACCTCGTCGGGGTGCTGCTGCACACCCCTTCGGTTCGCGCGCGTGAACTCGCGCGTGCCGGCGAGGGCGAGTCGTTCACCGCCGCACTCACCGCGCTCTTCGGTGTCACCCCCGAGGCGCCGGTCGCGCCCGTGGCTCAGCTCGGCGCCGCCGAGCGCGCGGCGCACCCGGGCGCCGACTCAGCCACCGCCTAG
- a CDS encoding GNAT family N-acetyltransferase — protein sequence MPKVTVTEPIHTERLVLRPFTETDLDDVYAYQSLPEVVEFMLWELRTREQSREHLARRLPMTSLEHDNDILVLAVVLPGEPSLRADDTGIAGGPAGATTSSVTTATAAGATNSGPGETTPGRVIGDLTVFLRSVANKQAELGWAFHPDFQHRGYATEAAERMLDFAFTELDAHRVTADLDPRNDASAALAKRLGMRQEAHFREDIFTKGAFADTAIFAILRNEWTARRAQRA from the coding sequence ATGCCGAAGGTCACCGTCACCGAACCGATTCACACCGAGCGGCTGGTGTTGCGGCCCTTCACGGAGACCGATCTCGACGACGTGTACGCGTATCAGAGCCTCCCCGAGGTCGTGGAGTTCATGCTCTGGGAGCTGCGCACCCGCGAACAGTCGCGCGAGCATCTGGCCCGCCGGCTGCCGATGACGAGCCTCGAGCACGACAACGACATTCTCGTGCTGGCCGTGGTTCTTCCCGGCGAACCGAGCCTGCGCGCCGACGACACGGGCATCGCGGGAGGCCCCGCCGGCGCCACCACCAGCAGCGTCACTACCGCTACCGCCGCCGGCGCCACCAACTCCGGCCCCGGCGAGACTACCCCCGGCCGCGTCATCGGCGACCTCACCGTGTTTCTGCGCAGCGTCGCGAACAAACAGGCCGAGCTCGGCTGGGCCTTCCACCCCGACTTTCAGCACAGGGGTTACGCCACCGAAGCCGCCGAACGGATGCTCGACTTCGCCTTCACCGAACTCGACGCCCACCGGGTCACCGCCGACCTCGACCCCCGCAACGATGCCTCCGCCGCGCTGGCCAAACGCCTCGGAATGCGCCAGGAGGCGCACTTTCGCGAAGACATCTTCACCAAGGGCGCTTTCGCCGACACCGCCATCTTCGCGATTCTGCGCAACGAATGGACTGCCCGCCGAGCGCAGCGCGCATGA